The following coding sequences lie in one Komagataeibacter sucrofermentans DSM 15973 genomic window:
- the clpS gene encoding ATP-dependent Clp protease adapter ClpS, which produces MSSIAQVSLPHPAPRPCADSPRPYGHGGNTPPRRNGGQDSPPGNDDGMIDVVIRTRPQTRKPAMYKVLMLNDDYTPMEFVVHVLERFFQKNREEATDIMLHVHKRGVGVCGVFTYEVAETKVTQVMDLARQNQHPLQCTIEKD; this is translated from the coding sequence ATGTCTTCTATTGCTCAAGTTTCCCTGCCCCACCCCGCGCCCCGACCCTGCGCGGACAGCCCGCGCCCATATGGGCATGGGGGCAATACGCCCCCGCGCCGTAACGGCGGGCAGGACTCGCCGCCGGGCAATGATGACGGCATGATCGACGTGGTCATCCGCACCCGGCCACAGACCCGCAAGCCGGCGATGTACAAGGTGCTGATGCTCAATGATGATTACACGCCCATGGAATTCGTGGTGCATGTGCTCGAGCGCTTTTTCCAGAAAAACCGCGAGGAAGCGACTGACATCATGCTCCACGTTCACAAACGTGGCGTGGGCGTGTGCGGGGTCTTTACGTACGAGGTTGCCGAAACCAAGGTAACGCAGGTGATGGACCTCGCGCGCCAGAACCAGCACCCGCTGCAATGCACGATCGAAAAGGACTGA
- a CDS encoding D-alanyl-D-alanine carboxypeptidase family protein: MSRLSATRFSRLKVTVTVGLCVGLGGMQAARAQYVGQVSSIVVDARTGAVLSQQDSDLRRYPASLTKLMTLYLAFKAVRTGQVAFNQEMPVSVHAASMEPSKLGLRPGSQLTVEQAVLALVTKSANDAACALGEFLGGGDETRFAAMMTREAGRLGMYDTVFRNASGLPNPEQMTSARDLAILARHLIVDYGEYYHYFAVPGFYFHGREVPNHDPMLGAYPGADGLKTGYTDEAGHNLVTSAVRDNVRLIGVVMGAKSNTRRNTTMAALLDTSFAAEGVAPVARPATRPLLLARAGGRSALGRHGMTLASARLRAETADEVAEAPAIPASYTRIRRGHGTVVHVHPAPVRAHVHLVSMGHVAHATHARAKSRS; encoded by the coding sequence ATGAGCCGTTTATCCGCTACCCGTTTTTCCCGCCTCAAGGTCACTGTAACCGTGGGGCTGTGTGTCGGCCTTGGGGGCATGCAGGCGGCAAGGGCGCAATATGTGGGGCAGGTCAGCTCCATCGTGGTCGATGCCCGCACCGGGGCCGTGCTGTCGCAGCAGGATTCGGACCTGCGTCGCTACCCCGCCAGCCTGACCAAGCTGATGACGCTTTACCTCGCTTTCAAGGCCGTGCGCACGGGGCAGGTTGCATTTAATCAGGAAATGCCGGTTTCGGTTCACGCCGCCTCGATGGAGCCCTCCAAGCTTGGCCTGCGTCCGGGTTCGCAGCTTACGGTGGAGCAGGCGGTGCTCGCACTGGTCACCAAGTCCGCCAATGACGCGGCCTGCGCGCTTGGCGAGTTCCTTGGCGGTGGTGACGAGACCCGCTTCGCCGCGATGATGACGCGCGAGGCCGGCAGGCTTGGCATGTATGACACCGTGTTCCGCAACGCGTCCGGCCTGCCCAACCCCGAGCAGATGACATCGGCGCGTGACCTCGCCATCCTGGCGCGCCACCTGATCGTGGATTATGGCGAGTACTATCATTATTTCGCGGTGCCGGGCTTCTATTTCCACGGGCGCGAAGTGCCCAACCATGATCCGATGCTCGGCGCCTATCCCGGCGCCGATGGCCTCAAGACCGGTTATACGGATGAGGCGGGGCATAACCTCGTCACCTCCGCCGTGCGCGACAACGTGCGCCTGATCGGCGTGGTGATGGGGGCGAAGTCCAATACGCGGCGCAACACCACCATGGCCGCCCTGCTTGACACGAGCTTTGCGGCCGAGGGCGTGGCCCCCGTGGCACGTCCTGCCACAAGGCCGCTGCTATTGGCGCGTGCGGGCGGCAGGTCTGCCCTCGGCCGCCATGGCATGACGCTGGCCTCCGCGCGGCTGCGGGCCGAGACAGCGGATGAAGTGGCCGAGGCCCCGGCCATTCCCGCCTCTTACACCCGCATCCGGCGCGGGCAT